In Thermocrinis minervae, a single genomic region encodes these proteins:
- a CDS encoding YqhA family protein, with product MIKKILRMGGFVALIPSLSLFIGSVILALYGVYLLIETIYKALTAFGELDSTVLATKFISIMDIYLLSVVLYIFAVGLYELFVEKIESIPEWLRIESIDDLKAKLSSVIVLILAITFTKNFVSWQKPVDTLLFGIAGGIVIFALIFYYKVKEGQ from the coding sequence ATGATAAAGAAGATCCTTCGGATGGGTGGATTTGTAGCCCTGATACCTTCCCTAAGCCTTTTTATTGGTTCTGTGATCCTTGCGCTGTACGGTGTTTATCTGCTCATAGAGACTATCTACAAGGCTCTTACAGCTTTTGGAGAATTAGACTCAACAGTCTTGGCTACAAAATTTATATCGATTATGGACATATATCTTCTCTCTGTAGTACTCTATATCTTTGCGGTGGGTCTTTATGAACTCTTTGTTGAAAAGATAGAAAGCATTCCAGAGTGGCTTAGGATAGAAAGCATTGATGACCTTAAGGCTAAGCTCTCAAGCGTTATAGTACTTATACTAGCTATAACCTTCACCAAAAATTTCGTCTCCTGGCAGAAACCGGTGGATACTCTCCTTTTTGGGATAGCTGGTGGTATAGTCATATTCGCACTTATCTTTTATTACAAGGTTAAGGAAGGTCAGTGA
- the hemG gene encoding protoporphyrinogen oxidase, translating to MQDVIVIGSGISGLSVAYRLNKVGVKVLVLEKEEQLGGNIQTILKDGFLCELGPQTILADREVEEFLKDAGISPEYASVVSKNRYVYKKGKLIPIPMSLLEFLTSPLLSISGKLRLLKEPFVPKSVKTEESIAEFVRRRLGEEFLNYLVAPFVSGVYAGDPKELSVKYAVRKVYELEQKYTSLIKGAIKLKALGPSGKLISFKGGNKTLIEELSKNLAVQSENVALRIRKKEGIYLVDAKEGKYEARAVVIASPAWSLGYLLRDISWSVAQEFDKVYYAPVVVVHAVVKEGTVPKGFGFLVPRVEKKRILGAVFSSQLFPGRAPEGMELLTIYLGGSTDPQIVDYEDDLIAQIVQSEIKEILGQVPQIINITKWKRGIPQYTLGYGRFYELADLIEKENPGLFLTGNYLRGVSVADCIRNSKEVAQKVLKYLS from the coding sequence ATGCAGGATGTTATAGTCATAGGGTCTGGCATATCGGGGCTTTCTGTAGCATACCGTTTGAACAAGGTAGGTGTTAAAGTCCTTGTGCTTGAAAAGGAAGAGCAGCTGGGTGGTAACATACAGACTATCCTCAAAGATGGATTCTTATGCGAGCTTGGTCCTCAGACTATCCTGGCGGATCGAGAAGTGGAGGAATTTCTAAAAGATGCGGGCATATCTCCCGAGTATGCCAGTGTTGTCTCAAAGAACAGGTACGTGTACAAGAAGGGAAAGCTAATCCCTATACCCATGAGCCTTTTGGAGTTTCTCACCTCGCCTCTCCTTTCTATTTCTGGAAAGCTTAGATTACTAAAGGAGCCTTTCGTTCCCAAGTCTGTAAAGACGGAAGAGAGTATAGCTGAGTTTGTTAGAAGGAGACTTGGTGAAGAATTCTTAAATTACCTAGTTGCCCCCTTTGTATCGGGTGTGTATGCAGGGGATCCAAAGGAGCTCTCTGTAAAGTACGCCGTTAGAAAGGTTTACGAGCTTGAGCAGAAGTATACAAGCCTTATAAAGGGCGCCATAAAACTAAAAGCCTTGGGACCTAGCGGTAAACTCATATCCTTCAAAGGTGGAAACAAAACCCTCATTGAGGAGCTTTCTAAAAACTTGGCCGTCCAAAGTGAAAATGTGGCTTTAAGGATTAGGAAGAAGGAAGGGATATACCTAGTGGACGCGAAGGAAGGTAAGTATGAAGCTAGGGCTGTAGTAATAGCATCCCCAGCTTGGTCTCTGGGATATCTCCTTAGGGATATATCTTGGAGCGTAGCCCAGGAATTTGACAAGGTATACTATGCCCCCGTGGTGGTGGTGCATGCTGTAGTAAAGGAGGGTACGGTTCCTAAGGGCTTTGGCTTTTTGGTGCCAAGGGTAGAGAAGAAGAGGATTTTGGGAGCTGTCTTCTCTTCGCAGCTTTTCCCTGGAAGAGCTCCAGAAGGGATGGAGCTACTCACTATCTATCTAGGTGGGTCAACAGATCCTCAGATAGTAGACTATGAGGACGATCTTATAGCCCAGATAGTTCAATCGGAGATAAAAGAAATACTCGGCCAGGTACCGCAGATAATCAACATAACCAAATGGAAGCGTGGTATTCCCCAGTACACTTTGGGCTACGGAAGGTTCTACGAGCTTGCAGATCTTATAGAGAAGGAAAACCCTGGCCTCTTCCTTACAGGCAATTACCTTAGGGGTGTGTCCGTAGCTGACTGTATCAGGAATTCAAAGGAGGTTGCCCAAAAAGTCCTAAAATATCTATCATGA
- a CDS encoding type IV pilus twitching motility protein PilT, whose protein sequence is MTPAQTSEVKLVEILYKAVRLNASDVHLTPGVRPCVRIDGKIQQLMEYPVLTPEVTQKLAYSVMSDRHRKELEEKGQVDFSFGVKDVGRFRANVFFQRGSIACVFRRLPYKVMSVKELGLSEKVLDLCHKSMGLVLVTGPTGSGKTTTLAALINYINENFHYHIITIEDPIEYVFQHRKSIVNQREIGEDVDSFAAALRAALREDPDVILVGELRDLETIEIALRAAETGHLVFATLHTNTAISTITRIVDVFPPNQQEQVRIQLSFVLQGVISQRLVPKIGGGRVLVYEYLVPNTAIRNLIRENKLQQIYSLMQTDQANTGMQTMNQSLAYHFRVGNITYEDAMKYSPDPKELERMIGVRK, encoded by the coding sequence ATGACTCCTGCACAGACGTCTGAAGTAAAACTCGTTGAAATACTTTACAAGGCTGTAAGACTAAACGCCTCGGATGTTCATCTAACACCAGGTGTTAGACCATGCGTCAGGATAGACGGGAAGATACAGCAGCTTATGGAATACCCTGTGCTCACCCCTGAGGTTACCCAAAAGCTCGCCTATTCGGTCATGTCAGACAGGCACAGGAAGGAGCTTGAGGAAAAGGGACAGGTAGACTTTTCTTTCGGGGTTAAAGATGTGGGAAGGTTTAGGGCAAACGTCTTCTTCCAGAGGGGTTCTATAGCCTGCGTCTTCAGGAGGCTCCCTTACAAGGTTATGTCAGTAAAAGAGTTAGGTCTTAGTGAGAAGGTCCTTGATCTATGTCACAAAAGTATGGGTCTTGTGTTAGTCACAGGCCCTACGGGATCCGGCAAGACCACCACACTGGCGGCACTCATCAACTATATAAATGAAAACTTCCACTACCATATAATTACCATAGAGGATCCCATAGAGTACGTCTTCCAACACCGAAAGAGTATAGTAAACCAAAGGGAGATAGGAGAAGACGTTGACTCTTTTGCTGCAGCTCTAAGGGCAGCTCTCAGGGAGGACCCGGATGTTATCCTTGTAGGAGAGTTAAGGGACTTGGAGACCATAGAAATAGCTCTAAGGGCGGCAGAAACAGGACACCTGGTTTTTGCTACACTACACACCAACACGGCTATATCCACTATAACCAGAATAGTGGATGTCTTTCCTCCAAACCAACAGGAACAGGTAAGGATTCAGCTCTCCTTTGTACTTCAAGGTGTCATATCCCAAAGGCTTGTGCCCAAGATAGGTGGTGGCAGAGTTTTAGTCTACGAGTACTTGGTACCCAATACAGCTATAAGGAACCTAATAAGGGAGAACAAGCTCCAGCAGATTTACTCTTTGATGCAGACGGATCAGGCAAACACGGGCATGCAGACTATGAACCAGTCTTTAGCTTACCACTTTAGGGTAGGTAACATAACCTACGAGGATGCTATGAAGTACTCTCCAGATCCAAAAGAGCTTGAAAGGATGATAGGTGTGAGGAAGTAA
- a CDS encoding type II secretion system F family protein — protein sequence MPKFKYRAVSPDGSLVEAEGEYPNQEALIADLQTRGYSVVRFTEVEAEKKKGIEIRLPFGGISDRDISIFCRQLGTMQRTGVDIITALNILLEQFPNKSMKNALREVIRMINEGMDLSSALRKFPNVFPEFVVNLVRVGEESGNLDVALLRAADYYEKIAMIKGKIKSASFYPVFVVVVATLIVTGILYFLVPTFAQIYESLGGELPLPTQMLIAASNLIRQSILKVFLILVVITFGFRYLYANVYQFKRSVHGLLLRLPKMGDLFLKSAMARFARTLATLYTSGVSIDKALEIAGKVTGNVLIEEALDSAKVAVTEGKSLYKALEQTKFFPPMVVAMVRIGEETGALDQMLDTIANFYEDEFDRAVEGMIKLIEPMLMVFIGGVVGLILIALYLPIFKLGELIKG from the coding sequence ATGCCAAAGTTTAAGTACAGGGCGGTATCTCCTGATGGATCTTTAGTGGAGGCGGAGGGTGAATATCCGAATCAGGAGGCACTCATAGCAGACTTACAGACAAGAGGTTACTCCGTAGTAAGGTTCACTGAAGTTGAAGCTGAAAAGAAAAAGGGTATAGAGATACGCCTTCCTTTCGGTGGTATCAGCGACAGGGACATATCCATATTCTGCCGGCAGTTGGGAACCATGCAACGGACAGGCGTGGACATAATAACAGCCCTGAACATACTCCTTGAGCAGTTTCCAAACAAGTCTATGAAGAACGCCCTAAGGGAAGTCATAAGGATGATAAACGAAGGAATGGACCTTTCGAGCGCCCTCAGGAAATTTCCCAACGTCTTTCCCGAGTTCGTGGTAAACCTGGTCAGGGTAGGGGAGGAGAGTGGAAACCTGGACGTAGCTCTCTTAAGGGCTGCAGACTACTACGAGAAGATAGCGATGATAAAGGGAAAGATAAAGAGCGCCTCCTTTTACCCAGTGTTCGTGGTGGTAGTAGCAACTCTCATAGTGACGGGTATCCTATACTTCCTCGTCCCTACCTTTGCCCAGATATACGAGTCGTTGGGTGGAGAACTCCCGCTACCCACTCAGATGCTTATAGCAGCGTCTAACTTAATAAGACAGAGCATACTTAAGGTCTTTCTTATCCTTGTAGTAATAACTTTTGGCTTTAGATACCTCTACGCAAACGTCTACCAGTTTAAGCGTTCCGTTCATGGACTACTTCTAAGACTTCCTAAAATGGGTGATTTGTTCCTAAAGAGCGCCATGGCAAGGTTTGCCAGAACTCTGGCAACACTTTATACAAGCGGTGTCAGTATAGATAAGGCTCTTGAAATAGCAGGAAAGGTAACAGGCAACGTACTCATAGAGGAGGCTCTTGACTCCGCAAAAGTTGCTGTTACAGAGGGTAAATCTCTTTATAAAGCCTTAGAGCAGACCAAATTCTTCCCCCCTATGGTTGTAGCTATGGTGAGGATAGGTGAAGAAACAGGTGCCCTTGATCAGATGCTCGATACTATAGCCAACTTCTACGAAGATGAATTCGACAGAGCTGTAGAAGGTATGATAAAGCTTATAGAGCCTATGCTTATGGTCTTCATAGGTGGTGTTGTAGGACTTATACTCATAGCTCTGTATCTGCCTATCTTCAAGCTTGGAGAGCTTATCAAGGGATAA
- the def gene encoding peptide deformylase, with the protein MIREVLKYPHPILKTPTQKVQDIDQEIYNLVQDMFDTMYHEEGVGLAANQIGVPLRIMVIDTTPRKDSQPLKLVLINPELVHAEGNIVYKEGCLSFPGISLEVERFSRVYLKALDLEGKEVEYTLEGFPAIVFQHELDHLEGITFIDRVKGVKRRLALEKYAKLQRAWTSSS; encoded by the coding sequence ATGATAAGGGAAGTGTTAAAGTACCCACATCCTATCCTTAAGACGCCTACCCAAAAGGTGCAAGATATAGACCAAGAGATTTACAACTTGGTCCAAGATATGTTTGACACCATGTACCATGAGGAGGGAGTAGGACTTGCTGCAAACCAGATAGGTGTTCCATTGAGGATTATGGTCATAGACACAACGCCCAGAAAGGATTCACAACCCCTGAAGTTGGTTTTGATAAACCCCGAGCTTGTGCATGCGGAAGGCAACATCGTATACAAAGAAGGTTGCCTTTCTTTCCCGGGCATAAGCCTAGAGGTTGAGAGATTTTCAAGGGTTTATCTAAAGGCTTTGGATCTGGAAGGAAAAGAGGTGGAGTACACTCTGGAGGGTTTTCCCGCCATAGTCTTTCAACACGAGCTTGACCATCTTGAAGGCATAACCTTCATAGACAGAGTGAAGGGAGTAAAGAGGAGGTTGGCTCTGGAGAAGTATGCAAAGCTTCAAAGGGCATGGACATCAAGCTCATAA
- a CDS encoding class I SAM-dependent rRNA methyltransferase: MIHVRVAQGVEDKLRSGFPWVYKQEIISYSKKPQKGELVVVRDYAGKFIGYGYINPDSTITVRILSFDKERKISERLVRERIQKAYEYRKKLSINSNAYRLIHSEGDFLPGLVVDVYDRYLVVEFTTYGMHTLRDWVINALIDILKPEGIYEKVSDSAKYIEGIPAEEGTIYGYVPEEVIIWEHDLKFIVNIPRGQKTGFFLDQRYARKMIRSLVKPGDRCLDVFCHTGGFALSMKKAGAGEVIGVDLSEGAIETAKRNAEINSLEGIQWVVDNAFDFLKRMHQEGQKFDIVVIDPPSFAKNKAAVPNAMRGYKELALRGLHITKPGGYLAVYSCSFHITRDHLLKALLDAAKDAKKIVRVVGESIQDLDHPWILQMPNTLYLKGVYVEVL; encoded by the coding sequence ATGATTCATGTAAGGGTAGCCCAAGGAGTCGAAGATAAGCTACGAAGCGGCTTCCCTTGGGTTTACAAGCAAGAGATAATATCCTACTCTAAGAAACCCCAAAAGGGTGAGCTAGTAGTAGTAAGAGACTATGCGGGTAAGTTCATAGGTTATGGCTACATAAACCCTGACAGTACCATCACTGTAAGAATACTCTCTTTTGACAAAGAGAGGAAGATATCTGAAAGACTCGTTAGGGAGAGAATACAAAAGGCATACGAATACAGGAAGAAGCTTTCAATAAACAGTAACGCTTATAGGCTCATACACTCGGAGGGTGACTTTCTACCAGGTCTTGTAGTAGACGTGTACGACCGTTATCTAGTTGTAGAGTTTACTACCTACGGTATGCATACCTTACGGGACTGGGTGATAAATGCTCTCATAGACATATTAAAACCCGAAGGTATATACGAGAAGGTGAGTGACTCAGCCAAGTACATAGAGGGTATACCAGCAGAGGAGGGTACCATATACGGATATGTCCCCGAAGAGGTAATAATATGGGAGCATGACCTTAAGTTTATAGTAAACATACCACGTGGACAGAAGACGGGCTTTTTCTTAGATCAGAGGTACGCAAGGAAGATGATAAGGAGTCTGGTAAAACCTGGGGACAGGTGTCTTGACGTTTTCTGTCACACAGGTGGGTTTGCCTTAAGCATGAAAAAGGCAGGAGCTGGAGAGGTGATAGGTGTGGACCTCTCAGAGGGTGCCATCGAAACGGCCAAGAGGAACGCAGAGATAAACTCTCTAGAAGGCATACAGTGGGTGGTGGACAACGCCTTTGATTTCCTTAAAAGAATGCATCAAGAAGGTCAAAAGTTTGACATAGTAGTAATAGATCCTCCTTCCTTTGCAAAGAATAAAGCAGCTGTTCCAAACGCCATGAGAGGTTACAAAGAGCTTGCCCTTAGAGGGCTTCACATAACTAAACCTGGTGGATACTTGGCTGTATACTCCTGCTCTTTCCACATAACAAGAGATCACCTTCTTAAAGCCCTTCTGGATGCAGCCAAAGATGCCAAAAAGATAGTTAGGGTAGTGGGGGAAAGTATACAGGACCTTGACCACCCATGGATACTTCAGATGCCCAACACCCTCTACCTTAAGGGTGTTTACGTGGAAGTCTTATGA
- a CDS encoding DJ-1 family glyoxalase III, whose translation MKVAIILAEGYEEVEAVAPIDVLRRAGIDVLIAGLSKEPVASARNVRIVPDVSIDDLNPDELDLVILPGGAGGVEKLKQDPRVENLIKKMQEKKKLIGAICAAPTALAKFGTLEGKKATVYPALKDEIKPALYVDEKVVEDENVITSQGPGTALLFGLKLVERLLGKEKAKEIASRMLVEYE comes from the coding sequence ATGAAAGTGGCCATAATACTAGCAGAAGGTTACGAAGAGGTAGAGGCAGTAGCTCCCATAGATGTTCTGAGGCGTGCAGGTATAGATGTGCTTATAGCTGGGCTTTCTAAGGAACCCGTGGCAAGTGCCAGGAACGTGAGGATAGTGCCAGATGTGTCTATTGATGATCTAAACCCAGACGAGCTTGATCTTGTCATACTTCCTGGTGGTGCTGGTGGTGTTGAAAAGTTAAAGCAGGATCCAAGGGTGGAAAATCTTATAAAGAAAATGCAGGAGAAGAAAAAGCTCATAGGTGCCATATGCGCAGCCCCCACCGCGCTGGCCAAGTTTGGAACCCTTGAAGGGAAGAAGGCTACTGTGTATCCAGCCCTCAAGGATGAGATAAAGCCCGCCCTTTACGTGGATGAGAAGGTGGTAGAGGATGAAAACGTCATAACCAGTCAAGGGCCAGGTACGGCCCTTCTCTTTGGCTTAAAGCTTGTGGAGAGACTGTTGGGTAAAGAGAAAGCTAAAGAGATAGCTAGCAGGATGCTTGTAGAGTATGAATGA
- a CDS encoding heavy metal translocating P-type ATPase, protein MKSTLRVEGMTCVNCARTIELTLRKMGGVKDVNVSFELGRVYVEYDENLIDLDSIRQVIEGLGYKVVEYEVKNKDKEILVLCSILSFAIMGLMFYHSPWSHLLQMVFAGIVQVVGGYKFYRSAWGSLKAGVGNMDLLVSLGSTSAYLYSVLATFGLLSGSPFFETSAFLITFVRLGKFIEDKVKERAVKDLKLLFGLQTSKVRVLEKGQEVFVDLWSVFKGDLVVVKSGEMVPVDLVVKEGSAEVDESLITGESVPVIKREGQTVLSGSLVVTGRIVGEVQKPANQSYVFMLIRLVEETLKKKPRVHLLADRVSHYFVQFVVSLALVVFVLWLWKTGNLQKAVEFSLAVLVVSCPCAFGIAVPLATTVGLLRCYKRGLLVKNPEVFERIPKVDMVLFDKTGTLTQQTPRVVSLQTFSEDALELAYSIANNSNHPYSKAIAEYCESLGLKPKSFEGCKEMAGVGVLCGEYFLGRSEDGRVVLKEGDRVLAVFDFETSIDPKAKEAVDFLKAKGLRVLMLTGDSCDRAQKIAQEVGIEEYHCRLLPEEKLSLLEGYQKQGFRCAYVGDGINDAPVMSRADVAIAVGSAADFTKRVCDVVLLGGVGSLSYLFELSQATYRRIKQNLFWAFVYNTLAIPIGAGLLSSYGLYLKPEFAGLLMAVSSLSVVLNSVRSL, encoded by the coding sequence ATGAAGTCTACGCTCAGAGTGGAAGGAATGACCTGCGTAAACTGCGCCAGGACTATAGAACTTACCCTGCGCAAGATGGGCGGGGTAAAAGATGTAAACGTCTCTTTTGAACTCGGTAGGGTGTACGTAGAGTACGATGAGAACCTTATAGACCTTGATAGCATAAGGCAGGTAATAGAGGGTCTTGGCTACAAAGTAGTGGAGTACGAGGTAAAGAATAAGGATAAAGAGATCCTTGTACTCTGCAGTATTCTCAGTTTCGCAATCATGGGTCTTATGTTCTACCATAGCCCTTGGAGTCACTTACTCCAGATGGTGTTTGCTGGTATAGTTCAGGTGGTAGGTGGTTACAAGTTCTACAGGTCTGCCTGGGGTTCCCTGAAAGCCGGTGTGGGCAACATGGATCTTCTTGTGTCCTTGGGTAGTACTTCTGCTTATCTTTACAGCGTTCTTGCCACCTTTGGGCTTCTGTCAGGCAGTCCCTTCTTTGAGACCTCGGCCTTTCTGATAACCTTCGTAAGACTTGGTAAGTTTATAGAGGACAAGGTAAAGGAGAGGGCCGTTAAAGACCTTAAACTTCTCTTTGGTCTTCAGACTTCCAAGGTGAGAGTTCTAGAAAAGGGTCAGGAGGTTTTTGTAGACCTATGGTCTGTCTTTAAGGGTGACCTTGTGGTGGTAAAGTCGGGTGAGATGGTGCCCGTTGATCTTGTGGTAAAGGAAGGTTCTGCAGAGGTGGATGAATCTCTGATAACGGGCGAGAGTGTACCTGTTATCAAAAGGGAGGGTCAGACAGTGCTGTCTGGCAGTCTCGTAGTAACTGGAAGGATAGTGGGGGAGGTCCAAAAGCCAGCAAACCAGAGCTACGTGTTTATGCTCATAAGACTTGTGGAGGAAACCCTTAAGAAGAAACCCAGGGTACATCTTCTTGCTGACAGGGTTTCTCACTACTTTGTACAGTTTGTAGTTTCTTTAGCTCTTGTAGTCTTTGTCTTATGGCTTTGGAAGACGGGAAATCTTCAGAAGGCTGTGGAGTTCTCTCTTGCTGTTCTTGTAGTTTCTTGTCCTTGCGCCTTTGGCATAGCCGTACCTTTGGCTACAACCGTAGGGCTTTTAAGGTGCTACAAGAGAGGTCTTCTCGTTAAAAACCCTGAGGTGTTTGAAAGGATACCCAAGGTAGACATGGTACTCTTTGACAAGACAGGCACACTAACTCAGCAAACTCCACGTGTTGTAAGCCTCCAAACCTTCTCGGAGGATGCTCTTGAGCTAGCCTATTCTATAGCAAACAACTCTAACCATCCGTACTCCAAAGCCATAGCCGAATACTGTGAAAGCCTTGGTCTAAAGCCTAAGTCCTTCGAAGGATGTAAGGAAATGGCGGGTGTAGGTGTACTGTGTGGTGAGTACTTTTTGGGAAGGTCAGAAGATGGTAGGGTGGTCCTAAAGGAAGGAGATAGAGTGCTTGCTGTTTTTGACTTTGAGACAAGCATAGACCCAAAGGCAAAAGAGGCTGTAGACTTTCTAAAAGCAAAGGGTCTTAGGGTGCTTATGCTCACAGGCGATAGCTGTGACAGGGCTCAGAAGATAGCTCAGGAGGTAGGCATAGAAGAGTACCACTGCAGGCTTTTGCCAGAAGAAAAGCTCTCGCTTCTTGAAGGTTACCAAAAGCAGGGCTTTAGGTGCGCCTATGTGGGTGATGGTATAAACGATGCTCCCGTGATGAGTAGGGCAGATGTAGCAATAGCCGTGGGCAGCGCTGCAGACTTTACTAAAAGGGTATGCGACGTGGTCCTATTGGGGGGTGTTGGCTCTCTGAGCTATCTCTTTGAGCTATCCCAGGCTACTTACAGAAGGATAAAGCAGAACCTCTTTTGGGCTTTTGTCTACAACACTCTGGCCATACCTATAGGTGCAGGGCTTTTATCTAGCTACGGACTGTATTTAAAGCCTGAGTTTGCTGGGCTTCTTATGGCAGTGTCTTCCCTTAGTGTGGTACTTAACTCTGTAAGAAGCTTATAA
- the lepA gene encoding translation elongation factor 4, with protein sequence MDLSKIRNFSIIAHVDHGKSTLADRILEFTGMVSRRELREQMLDTLDIERERGITIKLQAVKIKYKDYTLHLIDTPGHVDFSYEVSRALAACEGALLLVDATQGIQAQTVANFWKAVEQDLVIIPVINKIDLPSADPERVKRQIEEVLGIPGDEAILASAKEGIGIEEILKAIIERIPPPKGDPKAPLKALIFDSYYDPYRGAVAFVRIVDGEVRPGMKIRLFSTGKEFEVTEVGAQMPKMTKLEKLSAGEVGYIAASIKDVRDIRIGDTITDAKNPAKEPVPGFRPVKPMVFAGIYPSEGYTYEELRDALEKYAINDAAIVYEPETSPALGLGFRVGFLGLLHMEIVQERLEREYGVSIVTTAPSVVYRVRLKNGQVKEIKNPSELPENMGLVEAIEEPYVLVTIIVPKDFVGNVINLCQEKRGIQKRFLYLDPNTAMLEYEMPLSEIIMDFHDKIKGVSKGYASYDYEFIGYREEDLVKLTVFINNEPVDALSFIVHRDKAYRRARQIVEKLKEVVPRQLFEVKVQAGIGNRIIASERIPPLRANVTAKCYGGDVTRKKKLLEKQKEGKKRLKQFGKVELPQEAFLTVLKVD encoded by the coding sequence ATGGACCTGAGCAAGATAAGGAACTTCTCCATAATAGCTCACGTGGATCATGGTAAATCTACCCTCGCAGACCGCATACTTGAGTTTACAGGCATGGTCTCCAGAAGAGAGCTCAGAGAGCAAATGCTTGATACGTTGGACATAGAAAGGGAAAGGGGTATAACCATAAAGCTCCAGGCCGTAAAGATAAAGTACAAAGACTACACTTTGCACCTAATAGACACGCCTGGGCACGTGGACTTCTCCTACGAAGTATCAAGGGCTTTGGCAGCATGCGAAGGAGCCCTGCTTTTGGTGGATGCCACTCAAGGCATACAGGCCCAGACGGTTGCCAACTTCTGGAAGGCTGTAGAGCAAGACCTAGTGATAATACCCGTCATAAACAAGATAGACCTACCTTCAGCCGATCCTGAAAGGGTAAAAAGGCAGATAGAAGAGGTCTTGGGTATACCAGGAGATGAAGCCATACTAGCCTCTGCCAAGGAAGGTATAGGCATAGAAGAAATACTCAAGGCAATAATAGAACGCATACCACCCCCTAAGGGAGATCCAAAGGCTCCTTTAAAAGCTCTCATCTTTGACTCTTACTACGACCCATACAGGGGGGCTGTTGCCTTCGTGAGGATAGTGGACGGAGAAGTAAGACCTGGTATGAAGATAAGGCTCTTCTCTACAGGTAAAGAGTTTGAAGTGACCGAAGTAGGTGCGCAGATGCCTAAGATGACAAAGCTTGAAAAGCTCTCGGCGGGAGAAGTAGGGTACATAGCCGCATCCATAAAGGATGTAAGGGACATAAGGATAGGCGATACAATAACCGACGCTAAGAACCCAGCAAAGGAACCAGTACCTGGCTTCAGGCCCGTAAAGCCTATGGTGTTTGCCGGCATATACCCTTCCGAAGGGTACACCTACGAGGAGCTAAGGGATGCCCTGGAGAAGTATGCTATAAACGATGCCGCCATAGTGTACGAACCAGAGACGTCCCCAGCCCTCGGTCTTGGTTTTAGGGTGGGCTTTTTAGGCCTTCTACACATGGAGATAGTACAGGAGAGGTTAGAAAGGGAGTACGGAGTAAGCATAGTAACCACAGCACCGAGTGTTGTATACCGAGTAAGATTAAAAAATGGTCAAGTTAAGGAGATCAAAAATCCTTCTGAACTTCCCGAAAACATGGGGCTCGTAGAAGCCATAGAAGAACCTTACGTCCTCGTAACCATAATAGTACCAAAGGACTTTGTGGGAAACGTGATAAACCTATGCCAGGAAAAGAGGGGTATACAGAAAAGGTTCCTGTACCTTGATCCAAACACGGCCATGTTGGAGTATGAAATGCCTCTAAGTGAGATTATCATGGACTTTCATGATAAGATAAAGGGCGTTTCAAAGGGTTATGCTTCCTATGATTACGAGTTTATAGGATACAGGGAGGAAGATCTCGTTAAACTTACTGTCTTCATAAACAACGAGCCAGTGGATGCACTGTCCTTCATAGTCCACAGGGATAAAGCCTACAGAAGGGCAAGGCAGATAGTGGAAAAGCTTAAAGAAGTAGTACCTAGGCAGCTCTTTGAGGTGAAGGTTCAGGCAGGAATAGGAAACAGGATAATAGCATCCGAAAGAATACCACCCCTAAGGGCAAACGTCACCGCCAAATGTTACGGTGGGGACGTAACCAGAAAGAAGAAGCTCCTTGAAAAGCAAAAAGAGGGTAAGAAGAGACTAAAGCAGTTTGGAAAGGTGGAGCTACCACAAGAAGCCTTCTTGACTGTCCTCAAAGTGGACTAA
- a CDS encoding CZB domain-containing protein → MQGLEKLYTDVDWYIAQHILYVKRLRTAIRNGKPFEHKDCHSCDFGRMFDTEIIPIKNKLPSEIRNIVEEIERIHCEFHEVSMQVDTTNLKPEDETILKQLNELSTELIKLLQLLLRLKHTINH, encoded by the coding sequence ATGCAGGGTTTAGAAAAGTTATATACAGATGTTGATTGGTATATAGCGCAACACATCCTGTACGTAAAAAGATTGAGGACTGCCATTAGAAATGGTAAGCCTTTTGAGCATAAGGATTGTCACAGTTGCGATTTTGGAAGAATGTTTGATACAGAAATAATACCCATAAAGAATAAACTCCCCTCAGAAATTAGAAACATAGTCGAAGAAATTGAAAGAATACACTGTGAGTTTCATGAAGTGTCCATGCAGGTGGATACTACTAACTTAAAACCAGAAGATGAAACTATATTAAAGCAGCTAAATGAACTCTCTACGGAACTTATCAAACTCCTTCAACTGCTACTGAGATTAAAACATACTATTAATCATTAA